In one Eschrichtius robustus isolate mEscRob2 chromosome 15, mEscRob2.pri, whole genome shotgun sequence genomic region, the following are encoded:
- the MORN2 gene encoding MORN repeat-containing protein 2 yields the protein MNGFGRLEHFSGAVYEGHFKDNMFHGLGTYTFPTGAKYTGNFNENRVEGEGQYTDIQGLEWCGNFHFTAAPGLRLKLHM from the exons ATGAATGGTTTTGGAAGACTTGAGCATTTTTCAGGAGCAGTATATGAAGGACACTTTAAGGACAATATGTTTCATGGACTGGGGACTTATACATTCCCAACTGGGGCAAAGTACACTGGAAATTTCAATGAAAATAg GGTGGAAGGTGAAGGACAATATACTGATATCCAAGGACTAGAATGGTGTGGTAACTTTCATTtcacagctgctccaggcctgaggCTAAAGCTCCACATGTAG